The Pseudorhodobacter turbinis genome contains a region encoding:
- a CDS encoding GNAT family N-acetyltransferase, giving the protein MILTKENAVGQLRKGRYLVREAVGVHDLARAHALRALCFQAPDQDAFDARCTHILVEDTHSDTLVCCFRVLSMAARDISHSYSAQFYDLTRLSSYQGQVLELGRFCIHPDHTDPDILRMAWAWLTGRVDAEGITLLFGCASFAGAVADVHLDAFAYLHSRHRAPAAWRPGVKAGQVFEFGSGLDGHGGDVLRAKAGLPPLLRSYLGMGGWVSDHAVFDRDLGTMHVFTAVEIALIPPMRATLLRAWAKDKGAL; this is encoded by the coding sequence GTGATTTTGACAAAGGAAAATGCGGTGGGGCAGCTGCGCAAAGGGCGCTATTTGGTCCGCGAGGCGGTGGGGGTTCATGATCTGGCCCGTGCCCATGCGTTACGCGCGCTGTGTTTTCAGGCCCCTGACCAAGACGCTTTTGATGCCCGCTGCACCCATATTCTGGTTGAGGATACGCATTCTGATACCTTGGTGTGTTGTTTCAGGGTGCTGTCGATGGCTGCCCGCGATATATCGCACAGCTATTCCGCGCAGTTTTATGACCTGACACGGTTGAGCAGCTATCAAGGTCAGGTGTTGGAGCTGGGCCGGTTTTGCATTCATCCCGACCATACGGATCCAGATATTTTACGCATGGCGTGGGCTTGGCTGACGGGGCGGGTGGATGCCGAGGGGATCACGCTTTTGTTCGGCTGCGCCTCTTTTGCGGGGGCCGTGGCCGATGTGCATCTGGACGCCTTTGCATATCTGCACAGCAGGCATCGGGCCCCCGCTGCATGGCGCCCCGGGGTCAAGGCTGGCCAAGTGTTTGAGTTTGGTTCAGGGCTGGACGGGCACGGGGGGGATGTGTTGCGCGCCAAGGCCGGCCTGCCGCCCTTGTTGCGCAGTTATTTGGGGATGGGGGGCTGGGTCAGCGATCACGCGGTCTTTGACCGGGATCTGGGCACGATGCATGTGTTCACTGCGGTCGAGATTGCTTTGATCCCGCCCATGCGCGCGACTTTGCTGCGGGCATGGGCCAAGGATAAAGGCGCGCTCTAA
- a CDS encoding YceD family protein, with translation MTQSNDKSPDYRIAPIPFTDARRVADLSSRKPTRFDLAPDRAMRVEIAKYLEITSASKLRLTGEIRPRGRHDFTLQAVLEASVEQPCSITLAPVISEIKEDVLRVFVADWKDTDRDDMQMTEDDSMEPLGEAIDLGHVTVEALSLALPAFPRAPGAVLDEAQFAAPGTAPLRDGDLKPFAGLAGLKAKLEQGNDPDNDDNSENGA, from the coding sequence ATGACACAAAGCAATGACAAGAGCCCGGATTACCGGATAGCACCAATCCCCTTTACCGATGCGCGGCGTGTGGCGGATCTGTCCAGCCGCAAGCCGACCCGTTTCGATCTGGCACCAGATCGTGCGATGCGGGTGGAAATCGCGAAATACCTCGAGATTACCTCCGCCTCCAAACTGCGGCTAACCGGTGAGATCCGGCCAAGGGGGCGGCATGACTTCACCCTGCAGGCCGTGCTGGAGGCCAGCGTTGAACAGCCCTGCTCCATCACCCTTGCCCCTGTGATCTCCGAGATCAAAGAGGACGTGCTACGCGTGTTTGTGGCCGATTGGAAAGACACCGACCGCGACGATATGCAGATGACCGAAGACGACAGCATGGAACCTTTGGGCGAGGCAATCGATCTGGGCCACGTCACGGTCGAGGCGCTGTCGCTGGCACTGCCTGCGTTTCCGCGTGCACCCGGCGCCGTGCTTGACGAAGCGCAATTCGCGGCCCCCGGCACAGCGCCCCTGCGCGACGGCGATTTGAAACCATTTGCTGGCCTCGCGGGCCTGAAAGCCAAGCTGGAACAAGGCAATGACCCAGATAATGACGACAACAGCGAAAACGGAGCTTGA
- a CDS encoding outer membrane protein assembly factor BamE, protein MEVQASKVKARLTWLVMAGSIVLLSACSAIYRDHGYVPMDADLEMVQVGTSSREDVAEMVGRPSAAGLLNDGGWYYVQSKFKHIGPMKPEEIDRQVVAISFNQGGIVENVERFGLAEGRVVPLSRRVTETNIKGISFLRQLFSNVGRVQAGDFLGE, encoded by the coding sequence ATGGAAGTGCAGGCAAGCAAGGTAAAGGCGCGGCTAACCTGGTTGGTCATGGCGGGATCGATTGTCCTGCTTTCCGCCTGTTCCGCGATTTACCGTGATCATGGCTATGTGCCGATGGATGCCGATCTGGAAATGGTCCAGGTGGGCACATCAAGCCGCGAAGATGTGGCCGAGATGGTTGGCCGCCCCTCTGCTGCGGGGCTGTTGAATGATGGTGGTTGGTACTATGTTCAAAGCAAGTTCAAGCACATTGGCCCCATGAAACCCGAGGAGATTGACCGGCAGGTTGTTGCCATCAGCTTCAACCAGGGTGGCATCGTTGAAAACGTGGAACGCTTTGGTCTGGCCGAAGGGCGGGTGGTGCCTTTGTCGCGCCGCGTGACCGAGACCAACATCAAAGGCATCAGCTTCTTGCGTCAGCTCTTTAGCAACGTGGGCCGTGTTCAGGCCGGCGATTTTCTAGGCGAGTAA
- the ihfA gene encoding integration host factor subunit alpha: MTEKTLTRMDLSEAVFREVGLSRNESASLVESVLLHISDALAAGETVKISSFGTFSIRDKTARIGRNPKTGDEVPISPRRVLTFRPSHLMKDRVAAGGKS, encoded by the coding sequence ATGACTGAAAAAACTTTAACGCGTATGGACCTAAGCGAAGCTGTGTTTCGTGAAGTCGGCCTGTCGCGCAACGAATCTGCAAGCTTGGTTGAAAGCGTGCTGCTGCATATCTCGGATGCACTGGCGGCGGGTGAAACCGTGAAAATCTCTTCTTTCGGGACGTTTTCGATCCGTGACAAGACGGCCCGCATTGGCCGCAACCCCAAAACAGGGGATGAGGTTCCAATCAGCCCGCGCCGCGTTTTGACCTTCCGCCCCTCGCATCTGATGAAAGATCGCGTGGCTGCGGGTGGCAAATCCTGA
- the rpmF gene encoding 50S ribosomal protein L32, with translation MAVQQNKVTKSRRNQRRSHDALVAANPAECANCGELKRPHHVCGACGHYDAREVVATAEEVDLDEDAA, from the coding sequence ATGGCTGTCCAGCAGAACAAAGTTACGAAATCCCGTCGCAATCAGCGCCGTTCCCACGATGCATTGGTCGCAGCTAACCCTGCCGAATGCGCAAACTGTGGCGAGCTGAAGCGCCCACACCACGTTTGTGGTGCATGTGGCCATTACGACGCACGCGAAGTCGTTGCCACCGCCGAAGAAGTCGATCTGGACGAGGACGCGGCGTAA
- a CDS encoding beta-ketoacyl-ACP synthase III: MTIRAVVKGVGHYLPERVVPNSEFEATLATSDEWIRTRSGIERRHFAAEGETTSDMAHLAAVNALDNAGLSVEDIDAIILATSTPDLTFPSVATMVQGKLGMTHGFAFDVQAVCAGFVFALSTANAMILSGQARRILVIGAETFSRIMDWTDRSTCVLFGDGAGALVLAAEEGTGAVSDRGVLSCDLNSDGRYREMLYVDGGVSTTGDSGKLRMQGNQLFRQAVEKLASTAETALAKIGLTGQDVDWIVPHQANLRIIAATAARVDVPMERVVVTLQDHGNTSAASIPLALSVGHQRGQIKTGDLLVVEAIGGGLAWGAAVLRW, encoded by the coding sequence ATGACGATTCGTGCAGTTGTAAAGGGCGTAGGGCATTATCTACCAGAGCGCGTTGTCCCCAACTCCGAATTTGAGGCAACGCTGGCAACATCCGACGAATGGATAAGAACCCGTTCGGGGATCGAGCGCCGCCATTTTGCCGCCGAGGGCGAGACCACCTCTGACATGGCGCATCTTGCCGCAGTTAACGCGCTGGATAATGCAGGGCTGTCGGTGGAGGATATCGATGCCATCATCCTTGCCACCTCCACCCCCGACCTGACCTTCCCATCGGTCGCCACGATGGTGCAGGGCAAACTAGGCATGACCCACGGATTTGCCTTTGATGTCCAAGCGGTCTGTGCGGGTTTTGTCTTTGCGCTGAGCACGGCCAATGCGATGATTCTGTCAGGTCAGGCGCGGCGGATTTTGGTGATTGGCGCCGAGACCTTTAGCCGGATCATGGATTGGACCGATCGTTCGACCTGTGTGCTGTTTGGCGATGGCGCCGGTGCCTTGGTGCTTGCGGCAGAGGAAGGGACCGGTGCGGTTTCCGACCGTGGCGTGTTGTCATGCGACCTGAATTCCGATGGTCGCTACCGCGAGATGCTTTATGTCGATGGCGGAGTTTCCACCACAGGTGATTCCGGCAAGCTGCGGATGCAGGGCAACCAGCTTTTCCGCCAAGCGGTTGAAAAGCTTGCCTCAACAGCCGAAACCGCGCTGGCAAAAATTGGCCTTACCGGTCAGGATGTGGATTGGATCGTGCCGCATCAAGCCAATCTGCGTATCATAGCCGCAACCGCTGCGCGCGTGGATGTGCCGATGGAACGCGTTGTGGTAACCTTGCAAGACCACGGCAATACCTCTGCCGCCTCTATCCCGCTGGCGCTTTCGGTCGGGCATCAGCGCGGACAAATCAAAACCGGGGACTTGCTGGTGGTTGAGGCAATCGGTGGCGGTCTGGCTTGGGGAGCTGCTGTGCTGCGCTGGTAG
- the plsX gene encoding phosphate acyltransferase PlsX, translating to MTISPDTPAETKQGLDGQAAGQVVISVDAMGGDRGPASVVAGLVLSAHKNPRIAFILHGDEAVLAPLVAKHPELSGRCTLRHAARTVSMEDKPSQVMRNGQGTSMWSCIESVKQGEATVAVSCGNTGALMAISMIRLRKLPGVNRPAIACLWPSRSAGGFNVMLDVGADVKADAEDLVQFATMGASYARNGLNLKRPRVGLLNVGTEENKGRPELKQAYEMMPAVSAVGDFDFVGFVEGGDIPGDRVDVIVTDGFSGNVALKTGEGTAKLLADFMREAFSGSFLTKIAAIFAIGALRRLQKRMDPRRVNGGVFLGLNGTVVKSHGSADATGVSAAIKLAFDLAKSGFNERLAARVASAGQARQDEAQDIDKSGVI from the coding sequence ATGACGATTAGCCCCGACACCCCGGCAGAGACCAAACAGGGCCTTGACGGGCAGGCTGCAGGGCAAGTTGTTATATCGGTTGACGCCATGGGCGGCGACCGGGGCCCTGCTTCTGTTGTCGCGGGGTTGGTGCTTTCGGCGCATAAAAACCCACGTATCGCCTTTATCCTCCATGGGGATGAGGCGGTCTTGGCACCATTGGTTGCCAAACACCCCGAGCTGTCGGGGCGTTGTACGTTGCGCCATGCTGCGCGCACCGTTTCAATGGAAGACAAGCCCAGCCAAGTAATGCGCAACGGGCAAGGCACGTCGATGTGGTCTTGTATCGAAAGCGTGAAACAGGGCGAGGCGACGGTGGCCGTTTCTTGCGGCAATACTGGCGCGCTTATGGCCATCTCGATGATCCGACTGCGCAAACTCCCCGGCGTCAACCGCCCGGCGATCGCTTGCCTTTGGCCCTCACGCAGCGCAGGCGGCTTCAACGTGATGCTGGATGTCGGTGCGGATGTTAAGGCCGACGCCGAAGACCTCGTCCAATTCGCCACGATGGGCGCCTCCTATGCCCGCAACGGGTTGAACCTGAAGCGTCCGCGCGTTGGCCTGCTCAATGTAGGGACCGAGGAAAACAAGGGGCGGCCAGAGCTAAAGCAAGCCTATGAAATGATGCCCGCCGTATCTGCGGTAGGTGATTTCGATTTCGTCGGCTTTGTTGAAGGCGGTGATATTCCGGGCGACCGCGTGGATGTTATCGTTACCGACGGGTTCAGCGGCAATGTCGCACTGAAGACCGGTGAAGGCACGGCCAAGCTCCTTGCTGACTTCATGCGAGAGGCCTTTAGCGGCAGCTTCTTAACCAAAATCGCTGCGATATTTGCAATTGGCGCGCTGCGACGCTTGCAAAAACGGATGGACCCGCGCCGCGTGAACGGTGGCGTTTTCCTTGGCCTAAACGGGACTGTCGTAAAATCCCACGGCTCAGCAGATGCGACCGGCGTTTCGGCTGCAATCAAGCTGGCCTTCGATCTTGCCAAATCCGGTTTCAATGAAAGACTTGCCGCGCGCGTTGCATCCGCAGGGCAGGCAAGGCAGGATGAAGCCCAAGATATTGATAAGAGTGGGGTCATATGA